One Novosphingobium sp. G106 DNA segment encodes these proteins:
- a CDS encoding TauD/TfdA family dioxygenase, translating to MFDVAPLPGQDRYGAMITELDPGTLGDPKVRQALHDLWIDKGLVVFRGIPGGIDTQLALSEIYGEPEVHPMMAGTDIKTEHKALAPIEFDREDGNIYEIEGEQRGGYLPWHFDGAYVDRINHGGILRPEVLPGRGGDTGFIDQIAAYALLPDRLKARIEGLSVIYSYQPDFTRAKFGSPVDKLVRMSTLFRKGMDHPSVQQRAIHPLVYQQAETGQKILHVSPWFADGIEGMENPEGDALLAEVIDHVIRPELMYFHKWQPGDMVLWDNWRMLHCATGVPPEETRIMRRTTIVGDYGLGRREEKAA from the coding sequence ATGTTCGACGTCGCCCCCCTGCCCGGCCAGGACCGTTACGGGGCCATGATCACGGAGCTCGATCCTGGCACTCTGGGCGATCCGAAAGTCCGCCAGGCGCTGCACGACCTCTGGATCGACAAAGGCCTCGTCGTCTTCCGCGGCATTCCGGGCGGCATAGACACCCAGCTCGCGCTCTCGGAAATCTATGGTGAGCCCGAAGTCCATCCGATGATGGCCGGCACCGACATCAAGACCGAGCACAAGGCGCTCGCCCCGATCGAGTTCGACCGCGAGGACGGCAACATCTACGAGATCGAAGGCGAGCAGCGCGGCGGCTACCTGCCCTGGCACTTCGATGGTGCCTATGTCGACCGGATCAACCACGGCGGCATCCTGCGTCCCGAAGTCCTGCCGGGGCGCGGAGGCGACACCGGCTTCATCGACCAGATCGCCGCCTATGCGCTCCTGCCCGACCGCCTGAAGGCGCGGATCGAGGGGCTCAGCGTGATCTACTCGTACCAGCCCGATTTCACCCGCGCCAAGTTCGGCAGCCCGGTCGACAAGCTGGTGCGGATGTCCACGCTGTTCCGCAAGGGCATGGATCATCCCTCGGTCCAGCAACGCGCGATTCACCCGCTGGTCTACCAGCAGGCCGAGACTGGGCAGAAGATCCTCCACGTCTCACCCTGGTTCGCCGACGGCATCGAGGGGATGGAAAACCCCGAAGGCGATGCCTTGCTCGCCGAAGTGATCGATCACGTCATCCGGCCCGAGCTGATGTATTTCCATAAGTGGCAGCCGGGCGACATGGTGCTCTGGGACAACTGGCGCATGCTCCACTGCGCGACCGGCGTGCCGCCCGAGGAAACACGGATCATGCGCCGCACGACGATCGTCGGCGACTACGGCCTCGGGCGAAGGGAAGAGAAAGCGGCATGA
- a CDS encoding Ppx/GppA family phosphatase, whose translation MFFTNRMTGTVVAERHAIIDIGSNSVRVVVYGGPPRAPSVLLNEKVTARLGRNMSETSALSDKAMRSALSALGRYATLLRMMEVSDVETVATAAVRDASNGEAFLDQVRALGLDPRLLTGEEEAIASAHGIMAAFPGARGVVADLGGGSLELTELDGQNARHGVTMPFGTLRLEALRAGGAAKFNARVHKALRAADWPDGSGLPLYLVGGSFRALARYFMAKLGWPLDDPHGWEIDTETAIRLCRSVVSGRLTADVPRLSPSRLATLPDAAALLAVLAREIKPASLIFSSWGLREGLLYRRLSPGVRAQDPMLAGVSAFAETLDVSPAAATMVNGWTADVCIPGEAGPKAPNSERLRLAATMLALAAQRIEPNLRMEQAMDWALRKRWIGIDDRERAILAMAAMANTGRTAIPDEYLRLAPLADLREAVTWGLATRLCRKFSGCIAQTLSGSTLSRRKGQLVLAVSEALKPLYTEAVEKDLRLLANWLESQPAIELAREEAIAG comes from the coding sequence GTGTTTTTCACCAACCGCATGACGGGAACGGTAGTGGCAGAGCGACACGCGATCATCGACATCGGATCGAACTCCGTCCGTGTCGTCGTTTACGGCGGGCCCCCGCGCGCGCCTTCTGTGCTGCTCAACGAGAAGGTCACCGCCCGGCTCGGCCGGAACATGAGCGAGACGAGCGCGCTGTCGGACAAGGCGATGAGGTCCGCGCTGTCGGCGCTCGGCCGCTATGCCACCTTGCTGCGCATGATGGAGGTAAGCGACGTCGAGACCGTCGCCACGGCCGCGGTGCGCGATGCCAGCAACGGCGAGGCCTTCCTCGATCAGGTGCGCGCGCTCGGGCTCGATCCGCGCCTGTTGACAGGCGAGGAAGAGGCAATCGCCAGCGCTCACGGCATCATGGCCGCCTTCCCCGGCGCCAGGGGTGTCGTCGCCGACCTCGGCGGAGGCAGCCTGGAACTGACCGAACTCGACGGCCAGAACGCCCGCCACGGCGTGACCATGCCCTTCGGCACGCTGCGACTGGAAGCCCTGCGCGCCGGCGGCGCGGCGAAGTTCAACGCGCGCGTCCACAAGGCGCTGCGCGCGGCCGACTGGCCCGACGGCTCGGGCCTGCCGCTCTATCTGGTTGGCGGCTCGTTCCGTGCGCTGGCCCGCTATTTCATGGCCAAGCTCGGCTGGCCGCTCGACGATCCGCACGGTTGGGAGATCGATACCGAGACCGCGATCAGGCTTTGCCGCAGCGTGGTTTCGGGCAGGCTCACCGCGGACGTCCCGCGGCTTTCGCCCTCGCGCCTTGCCACTCTGCCCGATGCCGCTGCGCTGCTCGCGGTCCTGGCGCGCGAGATCAAGCCGGCGAGCCTGATCTTCTCGTCCTGGGGCCTGCGCGAGGGCCTGCTCTACCGCCGGCTCAGCCCCGGCGTGCGGGCCCAGGATCCGATGCTCGCGGGCGTATCCGCCTTCGCCGAGACGCTCGACGTCTCCCCCGCCGCAGCGACCATGGTCAACGGCTGGACCGCCGACGTCTGCATACCCGGTGAGGCCGGCCCCAAAGCGCCAAACAGCGAACGCCTACGCCTCGCCGCGACCATGCTGGCGCTGGCGGCGCAGCGGATCGAGCCAAACCTGCGCATGGAGCAGGCGATGGATTGGGCGCTGCGCAAGCGCTGGATCGGCATCGACGACCGCGAGCGCGCGATCCTGGCGATGGCGGCCATGGCCAATACCGGGCGCACCGCGATCCCCGACGAATACCTGCGCCTCGCCCCGCTCGCCGACTTGCGCGAAGCGGTGACCTGGGGCCTCGCGACGCGGCTGTGCCGCAAGTTCAGCGGCTGCATCGCACAGACGCTTTCGGGCTCGACGCTGAGCCGCCGGAAAGGGCAACTCGTGCTGGCCGTCTCCGAAGCGCTTAAGCCGTTGTACACCGAAGCGGTGGAAAAGGACCTGCGCCTGCTGGCGAACTGGCTGGAATCCCAGCCGGCGATCGAGCTGGCCCGCGAGGAAGCGATAGCAGGGTAG
- a CDS encoding amidohydrolase family protein, which translates to MLDTRIIGGTIVDGTGSPGFAGDLGIRDGRIVAIGTVTEAARETIDASGRVVAPGFIDAHTHYDAQVFWDPKLTPSCFHGVTTVIGGFCGFSIAPLTAESGPYIRRMLSRVEGMPLETLEAVSDWGWSSFGDYLDRVEGGLGLNAGFFVGHSAIRRAVMGPRAVGEKADAAEIAAMQDLLDRSLAEGALGFSTTTSPTHNDYEGQPVPSRWAEREEFLALASVVAKHEGTGLELLPDLDKLESTADLMAEFSLAGQRPVNWNVLVVNGKANAAEIAARQLSISDTARARGGEVIALTMPRTPGVYMSLKNGMMFDVLPGLWREVFKLPIPERIEKFRDPEVRRQLAADAELIPADSGLKSFATLATYTVVSSTNARHDGRQVAAIAAEEGKSAVDAFFDIAVADGLATVFSPDQGGHDRASWELRGRLWADDRTLVGASDAGAHLDLIDSFDYATTVLGKGVREEKIIALEAAVHQLTARPAAYFGLIDRGLIREGYHADVVVFDPDTIAGQPIGRRYDLPGGNEYRIYAEAVGIDHVLVGGVEIVRHGEHTGALPGTLLRSGRDTRTVPMDVMRQATPGR; encoded by the coding sequence ATGCTCGATACCAGGATAATCGGCGGAACCATCGTCGACGGCACCGGCAGCCCGGGCTTCGCGGGCGATCTGGGCATCAGGGACGGCCGCATCGTCGCGATCGGCACTGTGACCGAGGCGGCGCGTGAGACGATCGACGCGAGCGGGCGGGTGGTCGCGCCCGGCTTCATCGATGCGCATACGCATTACGACGCGCAGGTGTTCTGGGACCCCAAGCTCACGCCTTCGTGCTTCCACGGCGTCACCACGGTGATCGGCGGCTTCTGCGGCTTTTCGATCGCGCCGTTGACGGCTGAGTCGGGCCCCTACATCCGCCGCATGCTGTCGCGCGTCGAAGGCATGCCGCTCGAAACGCTGGAGGCGGTGTCCGACTGGGGCTGGTCCTCGTTCGGCGACTATCTCGACCGGGTCGAAGGCGGCCTAGGGCTCAACGCCGGCTTCTTCGTCGGCCATTCGGCGATCCGCCGCGCGGTGATGGGGCCGCGGGCGGTGGGCGAGAAGGCCGACGCGGCGGAGATCGCCGCGATGCAAGACCTGCTCGACCGGTCGCTGGCCGAAGGCGCGCTGGGCTTCTCCACCACGACATCGCCGACGCACAACGATTACGAAGGTCAGCCCGTCCCCTCGCGCTGGGCCGAGCGCGAGGAATTCCTGGCCCTCGCCAGCGTCGTCGCGAAGCACGAAGGGACCGGACTGGAGCTGCTGCCGGACCTCGACAAGCTTGAGAGCACGGCGGACCTGATGGCCGAGTTTTCGCTGGCGGGGCAGCGGCCGGTCAACTGGAACGTGCTGGTGGTGAACGGAAAAGCCAATGCTGCCGAGATCGCCGCGCGGCAGCTGTCGATCAGCGACACGGCGCGAGCGCGCGGCGGCGAGGTGATCGCGCTGACCATGCCGCGCACGCCGGGCGTCTACATGAGCCTGAAGAACGGGATGATGTTCGACGTGCTGCCTGGCCTCTGGCGCGAGGTGTTCAAGCTGCCGATTCCAGAGCGGATCGAAAAATTCCGCGATCCCGAAGTGCGCCGGCAACTGGCGGCAGACGCCGAGCTGATCCCCGCGGATTCGGGGCTCAAATCCTTTGCAACGCTGGCGACCTATACCGTGGTGTCGTCGACCAATGCCCGCCATGACGGCCGTCAGGTAGCGGCCATCGCCGCCGAAGAGGGCAAGAGCGCGGTCGATGCCTTCTTCGACATCGCCGTCGCCGACGGACTGGCGACCGTCTTCTCCCCCGACCAGGGCGGTCACGACCGCGCTTCGTGGGAACTGCGCGGGCGCCTCTGGGCCGACGACCGGACGCTTGTCGGCGCCTCGGACGCCGGCGCTCACCTCGATCTGATAGACAGCTTCGACTACGCCACGACCGTGCTCGGCAAGGGTGTGCGCGAGGAGAAGATCATCGCGCTCGAAGCGGCCGTGCACCAGCTCACCGCGCGGCCCGCCGCCTATTTCGGCCTGATCGACCGCGGCCTGATCCGCGAGGGCTATCATGCTGACGTGGTCGTCTTCGATCCGGATACGATCGCCGGCCAGCCGATCGGCCGACGCTACGACCTGCCCGGCGGCAACGAATACCGCATCTATGCCGAGGCGGTGGGGATCGACCACGTGCTCGTCGGCGGCGTCGAGATCGTCCGCCACGGTGAGCACACGGGCGCCTTGCCGGGCACGCTGTTGCGATCGGGCCGAGACACGCGGACGGTGCCGATGGACGTGATGCGGCAAGCGACACCGGGGCGCTGA
- a CDS encoding nuclear transport factor 2 family protein: MTMTVSQIRDEMADREAIRDCLMRYSRGIDRMDPEVLASAYWPGAMDYHTGFTGTVEQFIEWALPRLAAMEQAMHMIGNVLIRIDGDTAKVESYLWSVSVLPGDDARQVMVVGRYLDKFEKRNDEWRIAERLVVHDWFQEGPADNDWSAGPFGMTGLLRGTTVPKDASVDWLELRV; this comes from the coding sequence ATGACGATGACGGTATCGCAGATTCGCGACGAGATGGCCGATCGCGAGGCGATCCGCGACTGCCTGATGCGCTACAGCCGCGGGATCGACCGGATGGACCCCGAAGTGCTCGCCTCCGCCTATTGGCCCGGGGCGATGGACTATCACACCGGCTTCACCGGCACGGTCGAGCAGTTCATCGAATGGGCCCTGCCGCGGCTCGCCGCGATGGAGCAGGCCATGCACATGATCGGCAACGTGCTGATCCGCATCGACGGCGACACGGCCAAGGTCGAGTCCTACCTGTGGTCGGTCAGCGTGCTGCCGGGCGACGATGCGCGCCAGGTCATGGTCGTGGGCCGCTATCTCGACAAGTTCGAGAAGCGGAATGACGAGTGGCGGATCGCCGAGCGCCTGGTGGTCCACGACTGGTTCCAGGAGGGGCCGGCGGACAACGATTGGTCGGCAGGCCCCTTTGGCATGACCGGCCTGCTACGCGGGACCACCGTGCCGAAGGATGCCAGCGTCGACTGGTTGGAGCTGCGGGTTTGA